The following coding sequences lie in one Photobacterium sp. CCB-ST2H9 genomic window:
- a CDS encoding cupin domain-containing protein — protein MRYIILLLMLSLPTFSDSASESDHKEILLENDRVQVVRLTYPPATESGMHTHRYPNRTVYVLKGGLLELSSSGSAKPAKTLQIKEGMTLFAQAETHNVKNVGSTEIVLLETELK, from the coding sequence ATGAGATATATAATTCTGCTTTTGATGCTGTCATTGCCAACTTTCAGCGACTCGGCATCCGAATCTGACCATAAAGAAATCCTGTTAGAAAATGACCGTGTACAGGTTGTACGTCTGACCTACCCGCCCGCGACTGAATCCGGCATGCATACACACCGCTATCCAAACCGGACCGTCTACGTCCTGAAAGGTGGCTTGCTTGAACTCAGCTCATCCGGTTCAGCAAAACCAGCCAAAACACTACAAATTAAAGAAGGTATGACCTTATTTGCTCAGGCTGAAACGCATAATGTGAAAAATGTGGGTTCAACTGAAATTGTGCTTCTTGAAACAGAGTTAAAATAA
- a CDS encoding S9 family peptidase gives MFQRCLFLFCLWTWSWCAIASEEVVFLHTGHQLSGQYLAPLNGQHAKAVLLFVHGDGAMTYDADGYYAIFWQPLREKGFAIFSWDKPGVGKSTGRWLNQSMSDRQSEVRAAAKAVQDKYGFTSKQTGLVGFSQAGWVLPELAKQPSDFGFMIGIGFASDWIAQGRYYARTRLAITGASSETLKAGLADYDKEIALLRTQPSFLHYQSVVGEGDLSKERYSFVLRNFQSNAVADYPHIAIPTLLLWGDQDLNVDARSEYRWWQVHPNPWVTTQLIKNASHGLLKADTFHSQQFGLLQWIKLMWMEQDAMAPDVLPTLLTWLNALPVSSIERD, from the coding sequence ATGTTTCAACGTTGCTTGTTCCTGTTTTGTCTTTGGACTTGGTCTTGGTGCGCCATTGCGTCAGAAGAAGTGGTATTTCTGCATACTGGGCATCAGCTCTCCGGGCAATATCTGGCGCCTTTGAATGGCCAGCATGCAAAGGCTGTACTGCTTTTTGTCCATGGTGATGGCGCGATGACTTATGACGCCGATGGGTATTATGCCATTTTCTGGCAACCTCTGAGGGAGAAGGGCTTTGCTATTTTTAGCTGGGATAAACCCGGTGTGGGAAAATCGACTGGACGCTGGCTGAATCAGTCAATGTCCGATCGTCAGTCCGAAGTTCGGGCTGCCGCAAAAGCTGTTCAAGATAAATATGGTTTTACATCAAAACAGACCGGATTGGTCGGTTTCAGTCAGGCGGGCTGGGTGCTCCCTGAACTGGCAAAACAGCCCTCTGACTTTGGCTTCATGATCGGTATTGGTTTCGCATCTGACTGGATCGCTCAGGGAAGGTATTACGCCAGAACAAGACTGGCAATCACCGGAGCATCTTCGGAAACGCTTAAGGCGGGTTTAGCTGATTACGACAAAGAGATTGCATTATTGCGCACTCAGCCTTCTTTTCTGCATTATCAGTCTGTTGTCGGGGAGGGTGATCTTTCGAAGGAACGGTATTCATTCGTGCTGCGTAATTTTCAATCGAACGCTGTGGCAGATTATCCGCACATTGCTATTCCGACCCTGTTGCTTTGGGGAGATCAAGACCTCAATGTTGATGCCCGGTCAGAATATCGCTGGTGGCAAGTGCATCCGAACCCCTGGGTAACAACGCAGCTGATCAAAAATGCCAGTCATGGTTTACTCAAAGCGGACACCTTTCATTCGCAGCAGTTTGGCTTGTTGCAGTGGATCAAGCTGATGTGGATGGAACAGGACGCAATGGCACCTGATGTGCTGCCAACGCTATTGACCTGGCTGAACGCATTGCCTGTGTCCAGTATTGAACGAGATTGA
- a CDS encoding putative adhesin → MSKIIVFSGHGMWPLGSDAFVQVPAGCHFKFYTLNAKLMSDAFGGELDQGRIKGLEPEQEAKQYTHIPNMRLYPPEGLNIRAPNSTTWHQIKYNDPVPADDLNIQVTVDSVYSDGVNLTTLFEYLSPAIHQAKEVIFIWAACREVNLSDSGGKEIGVNITQK, encoded by the coding sequence ATGTCGAAAATAATTGTCTTCAGTGGACATGGAATGTGGCCGCTTGGCAGTGATGCCTTTGTTCAAGTGCCCGCAGGATGTCATTTTAAGTTTTATACTCTCAACGCCAAACTAATGTCTGATGCATTTGGGGGAGAGTTGGATCAAGGTCGAATTAAAGGTTTGGAACCGGAACAAGAAGCTAAACAATATACGCATATTCCTAATATGCGACTCTATCCGCCTGAAGGTTTGAACATACGTGCGCCAAACTCTACAACCTGGCATCAGATTAAATACAATGACCCAGTACCGGCTGATGACCTCAACATTCAGGTCACAGTTGACAGTGTTTATTCAGATGGTGTTAATCTCACTACTTTGTTTGAATATCTCTCTCCAGCTATACATCAAGCTAAAGAAGTGATCTTTATCTGGGCTGCCTGCCGTGAAGTTAATCTATCCGACAGTGGTGGGAAAGAAATAGGTGTCAATATTACCCAAAAATAA